The proteins below come from a single Plantactinospora sp. KBS50 genomic window:
- a CDS encoding SCO7613 C-terminal domain-containing membrane protein: protein MSNTHPCAECGRMIENATSCPNCGAPQGDLGDELARIERSIAEMKAQEMAIGDEQRRIAQQLQAAQFQRDFLAHANDDRRRQGGGKPRRFRRGGTRRPAPPSPPPAGPPPSAAGPPPSAARTGPGSATAPPGGRSAPGPATAPPGGRSGPGRPSAARGGPPPPAAARPGTARPEDARPEDARRPGAARPGTARSGAGAGPASGAGNAPPPGTTRVPRQGSPESWDALPDPFERPASAEGVPPHPPEASPREVQNIYLGLGGLLLGIAAAVFAVVAITTFGDLSRVAILATATVGLLAIAPLVAGRGLTSTAETLAGVGLLLVPLTGYAIWTVDGVSTAGLPGGLYAGLTCAATAVLAALYGSVTGLAMPRYGFVLATQPVLPLVARDWITGPVGWAAVLAAVAAVDLALTRLFAPDGRLTTAPWLSRRAGPADPLEQPVAPGPPGADSAEVADQPDLAGVYRPETAGEEADAVVSAADAPPGAPRIRRPAAPGPVTPWLRELIWTLHGLAALAALGYAALALATADTVPGASRGAVALLLAAVIGLVGAVGLGQPSVRDVAAGVLTLAVIGAVGQVAAVALPGRALVLVAAVIALTGVAVRALPEPVRRGPQLASALALLVVGALVAGSALRAAVAPVRAALPPWQADLSGYPEQLAAAAGSAGWQLAAAAFLLTVAAVIALPPQLRREFAVTGAAATALAVPASLALPWSAAPWPATLAAIGIAAAGLSADTPRAARAHVLAAAVAGLGAAGAAMARPGSTAAVLGVLATAGVLIALAPTGRTVVLGRSAGIVADWAAGGAAFALPGAVAGFVAAAIPLGPAPASDAVARASLTVLAASFLAACGTLSFAALRQVAYRELSPPLGIGSALGAVAVSIAAFGAPGATLADALVGGALLVAAVLLVLAPSIDAGRRADRMLDGPDLAAAAAAAAAVGALARIAAILAPGSTLAAGAGLVLLVAVAARAMPAQWRRGPVLGLAVTGSVIAGIAGYAALVGGVRVLATPGRIWAADLDRWSASAPGGLGWQAPVALILLAGAAAILLPRPRGYDVAAVFAGLATIGTPAALGLPWWAPMVVSGVVATVYAVAAVAAADPRAGMARAVLAGCVALHAVGVGLVRPWTTAAALGVLCLLGVVVAGLARTVGAMTAGPAGAADTGGTDTGGTGAGAADTGAAGTGTAAMPLHLAQIGGLAVGGALLALPGALAALAVHLGWPAETVLTAALGGSSLGVATVAVTRRRIPEYLPYATVGIAGGATVTAAASLFTDLPYGVFAAATALLGVLAELLRASTPPPGAAVASPWSAPFPDDLRPPADVPRGRWAVSPTVGALIAATVPAALAVAAVAPALVTALVTPYRVVGRIWAGPPPELLTPPPEAVDPTNVLAALLLTIAAALGATGFFGGRPARAVPVVLPGAAVTLLIAPTSLGMGWPNATLAALGVFTIAMLGLALTPPPPAAERARSLRVARLLTFGIGLAAGGSGLAGSLATRQLTLFTLGSAVGVGAVAALFGRSQPARILGWLFASVMAQLFVLTVGLVAGLEPDWSAFGVLAVGAVLLVGARTVPRLRRPEAIREAATVEWSGYGSALIALALAFQSPRHIAALLAAWGAIIGVSASRPGRGTVERRVLFWSAVACEISAWWLLMWISDIGLLEAYTLPFAALALLVGVLELRHHPELSSWAAYAPALVAAFLPTLAIVLTGDASSLRQTLLLLGAVAVLIIGSTTRQQAPVVVGAVVTALAALHALTVYGPWLVLIPVGIVLLVLGAGSERRRRTQERLRGALRGMR from the coding sequence ATGAGCAACACGCATCCGTGCGCCGAGTGCGGGCGGATGATCGAGAACGCCACGAGCTGCCCGAACTGTGGCGCTCCGCAGGGCGATCTCGGCGACGAGCTGGCCCGGATCGAGCGCTCGATCGCCGAGATGAAGGCTCAGGAGATGGCGATCGGCGACGAGCAGCGCCGGATCGCCCAGCAGTTGCAGGCCGCGCAGTTCCAGCGGGACTTCCTCGCGCACGCCAACGACGATCGCCGCCGGCAGGGCGGCGGAAAGCCGCGCCGGTTCCGGCGCGGCGGCACCCGCCGGCCGGCACCGCCGAGCCCGCCGCCGGCCGGCCCACCGCCGTCCGCGGCCGGGCCGCCGCCCTCGGCCGCCCGCACGGGTCCAGGTTCGGCCACCGCGCCGCCGGGTGGCCGGTCCGCCCCGGGTCCCGCCACCGCGCCGCCGGGCGGTCGATCCGGTCCGGGACGCCCGTCGGCGGCCCGCGGCGGACCGCCGCCGCCCGCCGCCGCCCGACCGGGCACCGCACGGCCCGAGGACGCACGGCCCGAGGACGCTCGGCGGCCCGGCGCCGCACGACCCGGAACCGCACGATCCGGCGCCGGGGCTGGGCCCGCGTCCGGTGCCGGCAACGCGCCGCCGCCGGGTACGACCCGGGTACCCCGGCAGGGCTCGCCGGAGAGCTGGGATGCGCTGCCCGACCCGTTCGAGCGGCCGGCGTCGGCCGAGGGTGTGCCGCCGCATCCGCCGGAGGCGTCCCCGCGCGAGGTGCAGAACATCTACCTCGGCCTCGGCGGCCTGCTGCTGGGCATCGCGGCGGCGGTCTTCGCGGTGGTCGCGATCACCACGTTCGGCGACCTCAGCCGGGTCGCCATCCTCGCCACCGCCACGGTCGGCCTGCTGGCCATCGCGCCGCTGGTGGCCGGCCGTGGGCTCACCTCGACGGCCGAGACGCTGGCCGGGGTGGGGCTGCTGCTGGTGCCGCTGACCGGCTATGCCATCTGGACGGTCGACGGCGTCTCCACCGCCGGCCTGCCGGGCGGCCTGTACGCCGGCCTGACCTGCGCGGCGACCGCCGTGCTGGCGGCGCTGTACGGCAGCGTCACCGGACTGGCCATGCCCCGGTACGGATTCGTCCTGGCCACCCAGCCGGTGCTGCCGCTGGTGGCCCGGGACTGGATCACCGGACCGGTCGGATGGGCCGCGGTCCTCGCCGCGGTGGCCGCCGTCGATCTCGCACTCACCCGGCTGTTCGCTCCGGACGGTCGGCTGACCACGGCGCCCTGGCTGAGCCGCCGGGCCGGGCCGGCCGATCCGCTGGAACAGCCCGTGGCGCCGGGTCCGCCGGGTGCGGACAGCGCCGAGGTGGCCGACCAGCCGGACCTCGCCGGCGTGTACCGGCCGGAGACCGCGGGCGAGGAGGCGGACGCGGTGGTGAGCGCCGCCGACGCGCCGCCCGGGGCGCCCCGGATCCGCCGGCCGGCGGCGCCGGGTCCGGTCACCCCCTGGTTGCGCGAGCTGATCTGGACGCTGCACGGCCTGGCCGCGCTGGCCGCGCTCGGGTACGCCGCACTGGCCCTGGCCACCGCGGACACGGTTCCCGGCGCCTCCCGCGGCGCCGTCGCGCTGCTGCTCGCCGCCGTGATCGGCCTGGTGGGTGCGGTCGGGCTCGGCCAGCCGTCCGTCCGGGACGTGGCCGCCGGCGTGCTGACGCTCGCGGTCATCGGCGCCGTGGGCCAGGTGGCGGCCGTCGCGCTGCCGGGGCGGGCGCTGGTGCTGGTCGCCGCGGTCATCGCGCTGACCGGCGTCGCCGTACGGGCGCTCCCGGAGCCGGTGCGGCGCGGACCGCAACTCGCGTCCGCGCTCGCGCTCCTGGTGGTCGGCGCCCTCGTCGCCGGCAGCGCGCTGCGGGCCGCCGTGGCGCCGGTCCGGGCCGCGCTGCCGCCCTGGCAGGCGGACCTGTCCGGCTACCCGGAGCAGCTCGCCGCCGCGGCCGGGTCCGCCGGCTGGCAGCTCGCCGCGGCGGCCTTCCTGCTCACCGTCGCCGCGGTGATCGCGCTCCCCCCGCAACTGCGCCGCGAGTTCGCGGTGACCGGAGCCGCCGCCACCGCGCTGGCGGTGCCGGCCTCGCTCGCGCTGCCGTGGTCCGCGGCGCCCTGGCCGGCCACGCTGGCCGCGATCGGCATCGCCGCCGCCGGACTGTCCGCCGACACTCCCCGGGCCGCCCGGGCGCATGTGCTGGCCGCCGCCGTCGCCGGGCTGGGTGCCGCGGGCGCCGCGATGGCCCGGCCGGGCAGCACCGCCGCGGTCCTCGGGGTGCTCGCCACCGCCGGGGTACTGATCGCGCTGGCGCCCACCGGCCGGACCGTGGTGCTGGGCCGGTCGGCGGGGATCGTGGCCGACTGGGCGGCCGGCGGTGCGGCGTTCGCGCTGCCGGGTGCGGTGGCCGGCTTCGTGGCCGCCGCCATCCCGCTGGGTCCGGCGCCGGCGTCGGACGCGGTGGCCCGGGCCAGCCTCACCGTGCTGGCGGCCAGCTTCCTGGCCGCCTGCGGCACGCTGAGCTTCGCCGCCCTGCGCCAGGTGGCGTACCGGGAACTGAGCCCGCCGCTGGGCATCGGCAGCGCGCTGGGCGCCGTCGCCGTCTCCATCGCCGCCTTCGGCGCGCCCGGCGCCACGCTGGCCGACGCCCTCGTCGGGGGCGCGCTGCTGGTGGCGGCCGTGCTGCTGGTCCTCGCGCCGTCCATCGACGCCGGGCGACGGGCCGACCGGATGCTCGACGGTCCGGACCTGGCGGCCGCCGCGGCGGCCGCGGCGGCCGTGGGTGCGCTGGCCCGGATCGCCGCGATCCTGGCGCCCGGCTCGACCCTCGCGGCCGGCGCCGGGCTGGTGCTGCTGGTGGCGGTCGCCGCCCGGGCGATGCCCGCGCAGTGGCGCCGGGGACCCGTGCTGGGCCTGGCCGTCACCGGGTCGGTGATCGCCGGGATCGCCGGGTACGCCGCCCTGGTCGGCGGGGTACGGGTGCTGGCGACCCCGGGCCGGATCTGGGCGGCCGACCTCGACCGCTGGTCCGCCTCGGCGCCCGGTGGCCTGGGCTGGCAGGCGCCGGTCGCGCTCATCCTGCTGGCCGGTGCCGCCGCGATCCTGCTGCCCCGGCCGCGCGGCTACGACGTGGCGGCCGTCTTCGCCGGTCTGGCCACCATCGGTACGCCGGCCGCGCTCGGGTTGCCCTGGTGGGCGCCCATGGTGGTGAGCGGGGTGGTGGCCACCGTGTACGCCGTCGCGGCCGTCGCCGCGGCCGACCCGCGCGCCGGGATGGCCCGCGCCGTGCTGGCCGGCTGCGTGGCGCTGCACGCGGTCGGCGTGGGCCTGGTCCGCCCGTGGACCACGGCGGCCGCGTTGGGGGTGCTCTGCCTGCTCGGCGTCGTGGTGGCCGGCCTGGCTCGCACGGTCGGCGCGATGACCGCCGGACCGGCCGGGGCCGCGGACACCGGAGGCACGGACACCGGAGGCACGGGCGCCGGCGCGGCGGACACCGGCGCGGCCGGGACCGGGACCGCAGCCATGCCGCTGCACCTGGCCCAGATCGGCGGGCTGGCGGTCGGCGGCGCGCTGCTGGCCCTGCCCGGTGCGCTGGCGGCGCTGGCCGTCCACCTCGGCTGGCCGGCCGAGACGGTGCTCACCGCCGCGCTCGGCGGGTCCAGCCTCGGCGTCGCGACGGTGGCCGTGACCCGGCGACGGATCCCGGAGTACCTGCCGTACGCCACCGTGGGGATCGCCGGCGGCGCCACCGTGACGGCCGCCGCGTCGCTCTTCACCGACCTGCCGTACGGGGTGTTCGCGGCGGCCACGGCACTGCTGGGCGTGCTGGCCGAACTGCTGCGGGCCAGCACCCCGCCGCCCGGTGCCGCGGTCGCGTCGCCGTGGTCGGCGCCGTTCCCGGACGACCTCCGGCCCCCGGCCGACGTGCCGCGCGGCCGGTGGGCGGTGAGCCCGACCGTCGGTGCCCTGATCGCGGCGACGGTGCCGGCCGCGCTGGCCGTTGCGGCCGTGGCACCGGCCCTGGTGACCGCGCTGGTCACGCCGTACCGGGTGGTCGGCCGGATCTGGGCCGGGCCGCCGCCGGAGTTGCTGACCCCGCCGCCGGAGGCCGTGGACCCGACGAACGTCCTGGCCGCGTTGCTGCTGACCATCGCGGCCGCGTTGGGGGCGACCGGCTTCTTCGGCGGCCGACCCGCCCGGGCCGTACCGGTGGTGCTGCCCGGCGCGGCGGTCACCCTGCTGATCGCGCCGACCTCGCTCGGCATGGGCTGGCCGAACGCCACCCTCGCGGCGCTCGGGGTGTTCACGATCGCCATGCTCGGGCTGGCGCTCACCCCGCCACCGCCGGCCGCCGAGCGGGCCAGGTCGTTGCGGGTGGCCCGGCTGCTGACCTTCGGCATCGGGTTGGCGGCCGGCGGTTCGGGGCTGGCCGGCAGCCTGGCCACCCGGCAGCTCACCCTGTTCACCCTGGGCAGCGCGGTGGGCGTGGGTGCGGTCGCCGCGCTGTTCGGCCGCAGCCAGCCGGCCCGGATCCTGGGCTGGTTGTTCGCCTCGGTGATGGCTCAACTCTTCGTGCTCACCGTCGGGCTGGTGGCCGGGCTGGAACCGGACTGGTCGGCGTTCGGCGTGCTCGCGGTCGGTGCGGTGCTGCTGGTGGGTGCCCGGACGGTGCCCCGACTGCGCCGGCCGGAGGCGATCCGCGAGGCCGCCACGGTCGAGTGGAGCGGCTACGGTTCGGCGCTGATCGCCCTGGCCCTGGCCTTCCAGTCACCCCGGCACATCGCCGCGCTGCTGGCCGCCTGGGGCGCCATCATCGGCGTGTCCGCGAGCCGGCCCGGTCGGGGCACGGTCGAGCGCCGGGTGCTGTTCTGGTCGGCGGTGGCCTGCGAGATCAGCGCCTGGTGGCTGCTGATGTGGATCTCCGACATCGGTCTGCTGGAGGCGTACACGCTGCCGTTCGCCGCGCTGGCGCTGCTGGTGGGGGTGCTGGAACTGCGCCACCACCCGGAGCTGAGCAGTTGGGCGGCGTACGCCCCGGCGCTGGTGGCCGCGTTCCTGCCCACCCTGGCCATCGTGCTGACCGGCGACGCCAGCAGCCTCCGCCAGACCCTGCTGCTGCTCGGCGCCGTGGCGGTGCTGATCATCGGCTCCACCACCCGGCAGCAGGCGCCCGTGGTGGTGGGCGCCGTGGTCACCGCGCTCGCGGCGCTGCACGCGCTCACCGTGTACGGCCCGTGGCTGGTGCTCATCCCGGTCGGGATCGTGCTGCTGGTGCTGGGCGCCGGCAGCGAGCGGCGGCGGCGGACCCAGGAACGCCTGCGGGGCGCCCTACGCGGCATGCGCTGA
- a CDS encoding UDP-glucose/GDP-mannose dehydrogenase family protein, which translates to MTIPYPTTQPLPLSTVAPPSGAQRPRLTFLGTGYLGATYAICFAELGYEVIGVDVDEDKITRLAAGEVPFHEPGLDELLKRNLASGRLRFSTSYAEAAEFGDVHFICVGTPQRADGMGADLSYVENSVTSLIQHLTRKALIVGKSTVPVGTAEWIEQLVGKHTEPDLAVEVAWSPEFLQEGFAVEDVLRPNRIVVGVKSEWANGMLYAAHKGVFDLAATEDREVPLVVTDFATAELVKVAANAFLATKISFINAMAEVCEVAGGDVTQLAKAIGYDPRIGNRFLQAGVGFGGGCLPKDIRAFQARAQELGAGEALRFLHEVDLINMRRRNRVLQLAAELLSRRYGPAGPDLSGTRIAVLGATFKPNSDDVRDAPALAVAALLSKAGANVRVYDPQGIDNARRAQPDLAYEATMDDAVRDADLVCVLTEWADFRNANPAALGELVAGRRVVDGRNCLDSTAWAQAGWEYRGMGRP; encoded by the coding sequence GTGACGATCCCCTACCCGACCACCCAGCCCCTCCCGTTGAGCACGGTCGCCCCGCCCTCGGGTGCCCAGCGTCCCCGGCTGACCTTCCTGGGCACCGGCTATCTGGGTGCGACGTACGCGATCTGCTTCGCCGAGCTGGGCTACGAGGTGATCGGCGTCGACGTCGACGAAGACAAGATCACCCGGCTGGCCGCCGGCGAGGTGCCGTTCCACGAACCCGGCCTGGACGAGCTGCTCAAACGCAACCTGGCCTCGGGTCGGCTGCGGTTCTCGACCTCGTACGCCGAGGCCGCGGAGTTCGGCGACGTGCACTTCATCTGCGTCGGCACCCCGCAGCGGGCCGACGGCATGGGCGCCGACCTGAGCTACGTCGAGAACTCCGTCACCAGCCTGATCCAGCACCTCACCCGCAAGGCCCTGATCGTCGGCAAGTCCACGGTCCCGGTCGGCACGGCCGAGTGGATCGAGCAGTTGGTCGGCAAGCACACCGAGCCCGACCTGGCCGTCGAGGTGGCGTGGAGCCCCGAGTTCCTTCAGGAGGGCTTCGCCGTCGAGGACGTGCTGCGGCCGAACCGCATCGTGGTGGGCGTGAAGTCCGAGTGGGCCAACGGCATGCTGTACGCCGCGCACAAGGGCGTCTTCGACCTGGCCGCCACGGAGGACCGCGAGGTGCCGCTGGTGGTCACCGACTTCGCCACCGCCGAGCTGGTGAAGGTGGCCGCGAACGCGTTCCTGGCCACCAAGATCTCGTTCATCAACGCGATGGCCGAGGTCTGCGAGGTTGCCGGCGGCGACGTCACCCAGCTGGCCAAGGCCATCGGGTACGACCCGCGGATCGGCAACCGGTTCCTGCAGGCCGGCGTCGGTTTCGGCGGCGGCTGCCTGCCCAAGGACATCCGGGCGTTCCAGGCCCGCGCCCAGGAACTCGGCGCCGGCGAGGCGCTGCGCTTCCTGCACGAGGTCGACCTGATCAACATGCGCCGCCGCAACCGGGTGCTCCAGCTCGCCGCCGAGCTGCTCAGCCGCCGGTACGGCCCGGCCGGTCCCGACCTGTCCGGCACCCGGATCGCGGTGCTCGGCGCCACCTTCAAGCCCAACTCCGACGACGTCCGGGACGCTCCCGCCCTCGCCGTCGCGGCGCTGCTCAGCAAGGCCGGCGCAAACGTGCGGGTCTACGACCCGCAGGGCATCGACAACGCCCGTCGGGCCCAGCCGGATCTGGCGTACGAGGCGACCATGGACGACGCCGTCCGGGACGCCGACCTGGTCTGCGTGCTCACCGAATGGGCGGACTTCCGCAACGCCAACCCCGCCGCGCTGGGTGAGCTGGTCGCCGGTCGGCGGGTCGTGGACGGCCGGAACTGCCTCGACTCGACCGCCTGGGCGCAGGCCGGCTGGGAGTACCGCGGCATGGGCCGCCCCTGA
- a CDS encoding acyl-CoA dehydrogenase family protein, with protein MTTDPSFDVYRSSEEHEAIRAAVRAVCDAKVAPNAAEADETAEFPKASYDALRAADFHAPHIPEEYGGAGADALATAIVIEEVARACAASSLIPAVNKLGTMPLLLAGSDELKRRYLTPVAAGEAMFSYCLSEPEAGSDAASMTTRAVRDGDHYVLNGVKRWITNAGVSEYYTVFAVTDPAARSRGISAFVVEKSDQGVSFGAPEKKLGIKGSPTREVYLDNVRIPADRLIGAEGTGFGTAMRTLDHTRVTIAAQAVGIAQGALDYAKGYVKERRQFGRPVADFQGIQFMIAEMGMKLEAARQLTYVAAGKSERGDADLTYFGAAAKCFASDSAMEITTDAVQLLGGYGYTRDYPLERMMRDAKITQIYEGTNQVQRIVMARQLLKD; from the coding sequence ATGACGACAGATCCGTCATTCGACGTCTACCGGTCGTCCGAGGAACACGAGGCGATCCGGGCCGCGGTACGCGCCGTGTGCGACGCCAAGGTCGCGCCGAACGCGGCCGAGGCCGACGAGACCGCCGAGTTTCCGAAGGCGTCCTACGACGCCCTGCGGGCGGCGGACTTCCACGCCCCGCACATCCCCGAGGAGTACGGGGGCGCCGGCGCCGACGCGCTGGCCACCGCCATCGTGATCGAGGAGGTGGCGCGGGCCTGCGCCGCGTCCTCGCTGATCCCCGCGGTCAACAAGCTGGGCACCATGCCGCTGCTGCTGGCCGGCTCGGACGAACTCAAGCGCCGCTACCTGACCCCGGTCGCCGCCGGTGAGGCGATGTTCTCGTACTGCCTCTCCGAGCCCGAGGCCGGCAGCGACGCCGCGTCGATGACCACCCGGGCGGTCCGCGACGGCGACCACTACGTGCTCAACGGCGTGAAGCGGTGGATCACCAACGCCGGGGTCTCCGAGTACTACACCGTCTTCGCGGTGACCGACCCGGCCGCCCGCTCGCGCGGGATCTCGGCCTTCGTGGTCGAGAAGTCCGACCAGGGGGTGAGCTTCGGCGCGCCGGAGAAGAAGCTCGGCATCAAGGGCTCGCCGACCCGGGAGGTCTACCTGGACAACGTGCGGATCCCGGCGGACCGGTTGATCGGCGCCGAGGGCACCGGGTTCGGCACCGCCATGCGGACCCTCGACCACACCCGGGTCACCATCGCCGCCCAGGCCGTGGGCATCGCGCAGGGCGCGCTCGACTACGCCAAGGGGTACGTCAAGGAGCGCAGGCAGTTCGGCCGGCCGGTCGCCGACTTCCAGGGCATCCAGTTCATGATCGCCGAGATGGGCATGAAGCTGGAGGCGGCCCGGCAGCTCACGTACGTGGCGGCCGGCAAGTCCGAGCGCGGCGACGCCGACCTCACCTACTTCGGCGCCGCGGCCAAGTGCTTCGCCTCGGACTCCGCCATGGAGATCACCACCGACGCGGTCCAGCTCCTCGGCGGGTACGGCTACACCCGCGACTACCCGCTGGAGCGGATGATGCGGGACGCCAAGATCACCCAGATCTACGAGGGTACGAACCAGGTCCAGCGGATCGTCATGGCGCGCCAGCTGCTGAAGGACTAG
- a CDS encoding acyl-CoA thioesterase codes for MSEESTNPVGKPTAYSRVTLSRIMTAVDVNLYGTVHGGVLMKFIDDVAGAAAARHSGGTAVTAAIDEIVFSEPVRVGDLVHAHAQVNWAGRTSMEVGVRVVSQRWDTAEEEPVRVATAYLVFVGVDVAGGPREIRPVLPETPQDERRFREAEIRRAHRLARRQAIQQHRGTP; via the coding sequence GTGAGCGAAGAGAGCACGAACCCGGTGGGTAAGCCCACTGCCTACTCCCGGGTGACGTTGAGCCGCATCATGACGGCTGTCGATGTGAATCTGTACGGCACCGTGCACGGTGGCGTCCTGATGAAGTTCATCGACGACGTGGCGGGGGCCGCGGCGGCGCGGCACAGCGGCGGTACGGCGGTCACCGCGGCGATCGACGAGATCGTCTTCTCCGAGCCCGTGCGGGTGGGCGATCTGGTGCACGCGCACGCGCAGGTCAACTGGGCCGGGCGGACCTCGATGGAGGTCGGGGTCAGGGTGGTTTCGCAGCGCTGGGACACCGCCGAGGAGGAACCCGTCCGGGTGGCCACCGCGTACCTGGTGTTCGTCGGCGTGGACGTGGCCGGCGGCCCGCGGGAGATCCGGCCGGTGCTGCCGGAGACCCCGCAGGACGAGCGGCGGTTCCGGGAGGCGGAGATCCGCCGGGCGCACCGGCTGGCCCGCCGGCAGGCGATCCAGCAACACCGGGGTACGCCGTGA
- a CDS encoding acetoacetate--CoA ligase, whose amino-acid sequence MGEVLWRPSEEVRERSRIGHYLRWLRTERGLDLGSYDELWRWSVSDLDAFWRSIWDYFQVLAHTPAERTLAGDTMPGVRWFPGARLNYAEHVLRMPGIGDDEPAVIAYSQSRPPITRTAAELREDVRRVRAGLRRLGVGPGDRVAGYAPNIPETYVLMLATASLGAIFSSCAPEFGTRSVTDRWRQIEPTVLVAVDGYRYGEKPVDRAAEVAAIRAALPSVRHTVLLPYLDPDAAPPAGAIGWSQLAAPTDEPLVFDPVPFDHPLYVLYSSGTTGLPKPIVHGHGGILLEHLKMLALHHDLRPGDRFFWFSTTGWMMWNFLASGPAVGAAIVLFDGNPGHPDLGELWRMAAEAGVTYFGTSAPFLLACRKAGLRPRDLVDTSALRGLGSTGAPLPVEGFRWVYESVSDTLQLQSLSGGTDVCTGFVGGVPLLPVRAGEIACRCLGARVEARSADGTPVLDQLGELVITAPMPSMPVGFWNDPDGRRYREAYFDVYPGVWRHGDWITINEHGGCVITGRSDATLNRGGVRLGTAEFYSVVEGLDEVVDSVVVHLEDAEGGAGELLLFVVLAQGRELDDALRAKIVRELRTALSPRHVPDEIHQVRAVPRTLSAKKLEVPVKKILTGTPVDAAAATGALANPDSLTAFERFARERG is encoded by the coding sequence GTGGGCGAGGTGCTCTGGCGGCCTTCCGAGGAGGTCCGCGAGCGGTCCCGGATCGGTCACTACCTGCGCTGGCTGCGTACCGAGCGAGGGCTGGACCTCGGCTCGTACGACGAGCTGTGGCGGTGGTCGGTCAGCGACCTCGACGCCTTCTGGCGGTCGATCTGGGACTACTTCCAGGTCCTCGCGCACACACCGGCCGAGCGGACCCTGGCGGGCGACACCATGCCCGGGGTGCGCTGGTTCCCCGGCGCGAGGCTCAACTACGCCGAGCACGTGCTGCGGATGCCGGGCATCGGCGACGACGAGCCCGCGGTGATCGCGTACAGCCAGAGCCGTCCGCCGATCACCCGGACCGCCGCCGAACTGCGCGAGGACGTCCGCCGGGTGCGGGCCGGGCTGCGCCGGCTCGGCGTCGGTCCCGGGGACCGGGTGGCCGGGTACGCCCCGAACATCCCCGAGACGTACGTGTTGATGCTGGCCACCGCGAGCCTCGGCGCGATCTTCTCCTCCTGCGCCCCCGAGTTCGGTACCCGCAGCGTGACCGACAGGTGGCGGCAGATCGAGCCGACCGTGCTGGTCGCGGTGGACGGCTACCGGTACGGCGAGAAGCCGGTCGACCGCGCCGCCGAGGTGGCCGCGATCCGGGCCGCCCTGCCGTCGGTGCGGCACACCGTGCTGCTGCCGTACCTGGATCCGGACGCGGCGCCACCGGCCGGCGCGATCGGTTGGTCGCAGCTGGCGGCGCCCACCGACGAGCCGTTGGTGTTCGATCCGGTCCCGTTCGACCACCCGCTGTACGTGCTGTACTCCTCGGGCACCACCGGGCTGCCGAAGCCGATCGTGCACGGGCACGGCGGAATCCTGCTGGAACACCTCAAGATGCTGGCCCTGCACCACGATCTGCGCCCGGGGGACCGGTTCTTCTGGTTCTCCACCACCGGCTGGATGATGTGGAACTTTCTGGCCTCGGGTCCGGCGGTCGGCGCGGCGATCGTGCTGTTCGACGGCAACCCGGGGCATCCCGACCTGGGCGAGCTGTGGCGGATGGCCGCCGAGGCCGGGGTCACCTACTTCGGCACGTCCGCGCCGTTCCTGCTGGCCTGCCGCAAGGCCGGCCTGCGGCCGCGGGATCTGGTGGACACCTCCGCGCTGCGCGGGCTCGGGTCCACCGGGGCGCCGCTGCCGGTCGAGGGCTTCCGCTGGGTGTACGAGTCGGTCTCGGACACCCTCCAGCTCCAGTCGCTGTCCGGCGGTACCGACGTCTGCACCGGTTTCGTGGGTGGCGTACCGCTGCTGCCCGTGCGGGCCGGCGAGATCGCCTGCCGCTGCCTGGGCGCCCGGGTGGAGGCCCGCTCGGCCGACGGAACTCCGGTGCTGGACCAGCTCGGCGAGCTGGTGATCACGGCGCCGATGCCGAGCATGCCGGTCGGGTTCTGGAACGACCCGGACGGGCGCCGGTACCGCGAGGCGTACTTCGACGTCTATCCGGGGGTGTGGCGGCACGGCGACTGGATCACGATCAACGAGCACGGCGGCTGCGTGATCACCGGCCGTTCGGACGCCACCCTGAACCGCGGCGGGGTCCGGCTGGGCACCGCCGAGTTCTACTCCGTGGTGGAGGGGCTGGACGAGGTCGTCGACTCGGTGGTGGTGCACCTGGAGGACGCCGAGGGCGGCGCGGGCGAACTGCTGCTGTTCGTGGTGCTGGCGCAGGGGCGGGAACTGGACGACGCGCTGCGCGCGAAGATCGTCCGTGAGCTGCGTACCGCGCTCTCACCCCGGCACGTTCCGGACGAGATCCACCAGGTCCGGGCCGTGCCGCGGACGCTGTCGGCGAAGAAGCTGGAGGTACCGGTGAAGAAGATCCTCACCGGTACGCCGGTGGACGCGGCCGCCGCGACCGGCGCGCTGGCCAACCCCGACTCCCTGACGGCGTTCGAGAGGTTCGCCCGCGAACGCGGCTAG